From a single Populus nigra chromosome 18, ddPopNigr1.1, whole genome shotgun sequence genomic region:
- the LOC133678073 gene encoding protein IMPAIRED IN BABA-INDUCED STERILITY 1 isoform X2: MGCVSAKQAVSVTPALDHSGAFNTGRTRVGLDQHPSFKKNGDRRHHHEMVVSCGGSELGESGRAPSSNGESLSFRLRNLHKYIEGEQVAAGWPAWLSAVAGEAIHGWVPLNADGFEKLDKIGQGTYSSVFRARETETGRIVALKKVRFDNFEPESVRFMAREILILRRLDHPNIMKLDGLITSRLSCSLYLVFEYMEHDITGLLSCPDVRFSESQIKCYMRQLLSGLDHCHSKGVMHRDIKGSNLLVNNEGTLKVGDFGLANFCTSGHRQPLTSRVVTLWYRPPELLLGSTDYGASVDLWSVGCVFAELLLGKPILQGRTEVEQLHKIFKLCGSPPDEYWKKSKLPHATLFKPQQPYDSCLRETFKDLPTTAVNLIETLLSVEPYNRGTAFSALASEYFSTKPYACDPSSLPKYPPSKEIDAKNHEEAGRKKISGRGRGTETRKCTRKPYGISKLAPAEGLAARIQCGQINTSNMRIPKVGDGKSGGEARKPSLDKLEEIFHIKNASQGDIPFSGPLQVSSSSGFAWAKRRNGDASIRSHSRSISRGHSNNGLEPSSALQEKNNSDSKQHNNGDLIYGVRTNSRGHNSYEISKFALQKQWSQFERPDSFDASEEYHSQELSLALYQREGMESKRSNLVFQDQMDKVDFSGPLLSQSHRVDELLERHERHIRQAVRKSWFHRGKKHGK; this comes from the exons ATGGGCTGCGTGAGCGCGAAGCAGGCGGTGTCCGTCACACCAGCGTTGGACCATTCCGGAGCGTTCAACACGGGTCGGACTCGGGTCGGCTTGGACCAGCACCCAAGTTTCAAGAAGAATGGGGATCGCCGTCACCATCATGAGATGGTGGTAAGTTGCGGAGGGAGCGAGTTGGGTGAGTCAGGAAGAGCTCCAAGTTCAAATGGCGAGTCGTTGAGCTTTAGATTGAGGAATTTGCACAAGTACATTGAAGGTGAGCAGGTGGCAGCAGGTTGGCCGGCCTGGCTAAGTGCCGTCGCTGGCGAAGCCATTCACGGTTGGGTCCCTCTGAATGCTGATGGTTTTGAGAAATTGGACAAG ATAGGACAGGGTACATATAGCAGTGTGTTCCGGGCACGTGAGACTGAAACTGGGAGGATCGTTGCTCTGAAGAAGGTTCGGTTCGACAATTTTGAGCCTGAGAGTGTCCGATTTATGGCCAGAGAGATATTGATTCTTCGTAGACTCGACCACCCCAATATCATGAAATTGGACGGATTAATCACTTCGCGATTGTCGTGTAGCTTATACCTTGTCTTTGAGTACATGGAGCATGATATCACTGGACTCCTGTCATGCCCTGATGTCAGGTTCAGTGAGTCACAG ATTAAGTGCTACATGAGGCAATTATTATCAGGACTTGATCACTGTCACTCAAAGGGTGTAATGCATCGGGACATCAAAGGATCAAATCTTCTCGTAAACAATGAAGGAACACTCAAGGTAGGAGATTTTGGATTGGCAAACTTCTGTACTTCCGGGCACAGACAACCTTTAACCAGTCGTGTAGTGACTCTGTGGTACCGTCCTCCTGAACTTTTGTTGGGTTCTACCGATTATGGAGCATCTGTGGATCTCTGGAGTGTAGGCTGTGTATTTGCAGAACTTCTTCTTGGAAAACCTATCCTTCAAGGGAGAACAGAG GTTGAACAGTTACACAAAATTTTCAAGCTCTGTGGATCCCCGCCTGATGAATACTGGAAAAAGTCTAAACTTCCTCATGCAACTTTATTCAAACCACAACAACCTTATGACAGTTGTCTTCGGGAGACCTTTAAAGATTTGCCAACAACTGCTGTGAACCTGATCGAAACTCTTCTCTCTGTAGAGCCTTACAACCGTGGGACTGCTTTTTCTGCTCTTGCATCTGAG TATTTCAGCACAAAACCTTATGCGTGTGATCCATCAAGCTTGCCAAAATACCCACCTAGCAAAGAGATTGATGCAAAAAACCATGAGGAGGCAGGGAG GAAAAAGATCAGTGGGAGAGGTCGTGGCACTGAAACTAGAAAGTGTACAAGAAAACCATACGGAATCAGTAAATTGGCACCAGCAGAG GGTCTAGCAGCTAGAATACAATGCGGTCAAATCAATACCAGTAATATGCGTATTCCAAAGGTAGGAGATGGCAAGTCCGGTGGAGAGGCACGGAAGCCATCACTTGATAAATTGGAAGAGATTTTCCACATAAAGAATGCATCCCAAGGAGACATTCCCTTTTCTGGCCCATTACAAGTTTCTAGTTCAAGTGGTTTTGCTTGGGCAAAAAGACGAAATGGCGATGCATCCATAAGATCCCACAGTAGGTCTATTTCAAGAGGTCATTCTAATAATGGATTAGAACCCTCCTCTGCATtgcaagagaaaaataattctgaCTCAAAACAGCATAATAATGGGGATCTCATATATGGAGTTCGTACCAATTCTAGAGGTCATAATTCATATGAGATTTCTAAGTTCGCATTGCAGAAACAATGGAGTCAGTTTGAACGTCCAGATTCTTTTGATGCTTCTGAGGAGTACCATTCTCAAGAGCTATCATTGGCACTTTATCAAAGAGAAGGAATGGAATCCAAGAGAAGTAATTTG GTTTTTCAAGATCAAATGGACAAGGTTGACTTTTCTGGACCGCTGTTATCTCAATCACACAGAGTGGATGAACTCTTAGAAAGACACGAGCGACACATTCGCCAGGCAGTCCGAAAATCATGGTTTCATAGAG GTAAGAAGCATGGAAAGTGA
- the LOC133678073 gene encoding protein IMPAIRED IN BABA-INDUCED STERILITY 1 isoform X1: MGCVSAKQAVSVTPALDHSGAFNTGRTRVGLDQHPSFKKNGDRRHHHEMVVSCGGSELGESGRAPSSNGESLSFRLRNLHKYIEGEQVAAGWPAWLSAVAGEAIHGWVPLNADGFEKLDKIGQGTYSSVFRARETETGRIVALKKVRFDNFEPESVRFMAREILILRRLDHPNIMKLDGLITSRLSCSLYLVFEYMEHDITGLLSCPDVRFSESQIKCYMRQLLSGLDHCHSKGVMHRDIKGSNLLVNNEGTLKVGDFGLANFCTSGHRQPLTSRVVTLWYRPPELLLGSTDYGASVDLWSVGCVFAELLLGKPILQGRTEVEQLHKIFKLCGSPPDEYWKKSKLPHATLFKPQQPYDSCLRETFKDLPTTAVNLIETLLSVEPYNRGTAFSALASEYFSTKPYACDPSSLPKYPPSKEIDAKNHEEAGRKKISGRGRGTETRKCTRKPYGISKLAPAEGLAARIQCGQINTSNMRIPKVGDGKSGGEARKPSLDKLEEIFHIKNASQGDIPFSGPLQVSSSSGFAWAKRRNGDASIRSHSRSISRGHSNNGLEPSSALQEKNNSDSKQHNNGDLIYGVRTNSRGHNSYEISKFALQKQWSQFERPDSFDASEEYHSQELSLALYQREGMESKRSNLVFQDQMDKVDFSGPLLSQSHRVDELLERHERHIRQAVRKSWFHRVIGKKHGK, translated from the exons ATGGGCTGCGTGAGCGCGAAGCAGGCGGTGTCCGTCACACCAGCGTTGGACCATTCCGGAGCGTTCAACACGGGTCGGACTCGGGTCGGCTTGGACCAGCACCCAAGTTTCAAGAAGAATGGGGATCGCCGTCACCATCATGAGATGGTGGTAAGTTGCGGAGGGAGCGAGTTGGGTGAGTCAGGAAGAGCTCCAAGTTCAAATGGCGAGTCGTTGAGCTTTAGATTGAGGAATTTGCACAAGTACATTGAAGGTGAGCAGGTGGCAGCAGGTTGGCCGGCCTGGCTAAGTGCCGTCGCTGGCGAAGCCATTCACGGTTGGGTCCCTCTGAATGCTGATGGTTTTGAGAAATTGGACAAG ATAGGACAGGGTACATATAGCAGTGTGTTCCGGGCACGTGAGACTGAAACTGGGAGGATCGTTGCTCTGAAGAAGGTTCGGTTCGACAATTTTGAGCCTGAGAGTGTCCGATTTATGGCCAGAGAGATATTGATTCTTCGTAGACTCGACCACCCCAATATCATGAAATTGGACGGATTAATCACTTCGCGATTGTCGTGTAGCTTATACCTTGTCTTTGAGTACATGGAGCATGATATCACTGGACTCCTGTCATGCCCTGATGTCAGGTTCAGTGAGTCACAG ATTAAGTGCTACATGAGGCAATTATTATCAGGACTTGATCACTGTCACTCAAAGGGTGTAATGCATCGGGACATCAAAGGATCAAATCTTCTCGTAAACAATGAAGGAACACTCAAGGTAGGAGATTTTGGATTGGCAAACTTCTGTACTTCCGGGCACAGACAACCTTTAACCAGTCGTGTAGTGACTCTGTGGTACCGTCCTCCTGAACTTTTGTTGGGTTCTACCGATTATGGAGCATCTGTGGATCTCTGGAGTGTAGGCTGTGTATTTGCAGAACTTCTTCTTGGAAAACCTATCCTTCAAGGGAGAACAGAG GTTGAACAGTTACACAAAATTTTCAAGCTCTGTGGATCCCCGCCTGATGAATACTGGAAAAAGTCTAAACTTCCTCATGCAACTTTATTCAAACCACAACAACCTTATGACAGTTGTCTTCGGGAGACCTTTAAAGATTTGCCAACAACTGCTGTGAACCTGATCGAAACTCTTCTCTCTGTAGAGCCTTACAACCGTGGGACTGCTTTTTCTGCTCTTGCATCTGAG TATTTCAGCACAAAACCTTATGCGTGTGATCCATCAAGCTTGCCAAAATACCCACCTAGCAAAGAGATTGATGCAAAAAACCATGAGGAGGCAGGGAG GAAAAAGATCAGTGGGAGAGGTCGTGGCACTGAAACTAGAAAGTGTACAAGAAAACCATACGGAATCAGTAAATTGGCACCAGCAGAG GGTCTAGCAGCTAGAATACAATGCGGTCAAATCAATACCAGTAATATGCGTATTCCAAAGGTAGGAGATGGCAAGTCCGGTGGAGAGGCACGGAAGCCATCACTTGATAAATTGGAAGAGATTTTCCACATAAAGAATGCATCCCAAGGAGACATTCCCTTTTCTGGCCCATTACAAGTTTCTAGTTCAAGTGGTTTTGCTTGGGCAAAAAGACGAAATGGCGATGCATCCATAAGATCCCACAGTAGGTCTATTTCAAGAGGTCATTCTAATAATGGATTAGAACCCTCCTCTGCATtgcaagagaaaaataattctgaCTCAAAACAGCATAATAATGGGGATCTCATATATGGAGTTCGTACCAATTCTAGAGGTCATAATTCATATGAGATTTCTAAGTTCGCATTGCAGAAACAATGGAGTCAGTTTGAACGTCCAGATTCTTTTGATGCTTCTGAGGAGTACCATTCTCAAGAGCTATCATTGGCACTTTATCAAAGAGAAGGAATGGAATCCAAGAGAAGTAATTTG GTTTTTCAAGATCAAATGGACAAGGTTGACTTTTCTGGACCGCTGTTATCTCAATCACACAGAGTGGATGAACTCTTAGAAAGACACGAGCGACACATTCGCCAGGCAGTCCGAAAATCATGGTTTCATAGAG TTATAGGTAAGAAGCATGGAAAGTGA